Proteins encoded within one genomic window of Arachis ipaensis cultivar K30076 chromosome B08, Araip1.1, whole genome shotgun sequence:
- the LOC107611494 gene encoding TMV resistance protein N-like isoform X1, whose translation MANDDVFLSFRGGTRYRFTDHLYHALRRNGIDTFRDNENLRVGDELRPVLMNAIENCKMAIVVLCENYASSTWCLDELVKIVDCHEKQGKQVLPIIYRMKPSDVWEQKGSYETAMAKHEDRYGKDSEKVKAWRLALSKVDTLKLIKWLHCTEITYEPEFIKNIVRDTADRLPLPEPTQHVVGLDTCCEQVKSVLNIESNENICMLGIYGPGGIGKTTLARCLFDKIKRQFEASCFLGNVREKSESRGSLESLQKTVLYDMGEETITDLGSEFKGGYEIKRRLRHKRVLLVLDDVNSITQLESLAGGHDWFGSGSRIIITTRDTDVVDKHVMGDVVTKKYKMEELNDDDSLELFSWHAFNRKEPAENFKNVSRNAISYAKGFPLALEVIGSHLGGFTSVDSWEEELHKYRIDPSIQGVLEISYNSLYELDQKTFLDIACFFKGEKWDYVKRVLKACDFYPIVRVFISKCLITVNQSGCLDMHDLVQDMGKEIVMNESPTNPGERSRLWSHKDILQVLKDDTGSSSIEGIMLHPSTLEEVNYWINTAFDKMEKLRILIVRNTVFSTAPSHLPNSLRLLEWKGYPSESFPLDFHPHRIVDLKLPHSALKLERLFQVFEDLTFINLSQCQSVTHVPDMSGAKSLRVLTLDKCNKLVGFDESIGFMPNLVYLSASECSKLKHFVPEMYLPSLEVLSFYFCKSLQSFPEIMQEMDKPLKINLVNSAIEEFPNSIGNLTGLEHIDISKSKRLQYLPGSFLMLPKLFTLTIDGCSLLGRSFKRFKGHSSPNIRRLSFSGANLSDEDLHPILHIHQKLEGINVSNNCFSSLPKCIEGFLHLKILDVSYCNNLMIIPELPSSIQKVDARYCLSLTPQSSTMPLSKILQETKRIEVVMPKKEIPNWLDYNCSKDIPLFWARRKFPVVALAFMFGRATGSDIDETLMKALDFWPQIASSKSYTVGLNLFIEGQQIFPEKSKYFNVGEDHVLLFDLRTLFSDKEWHDLDSYIGDDWKAIHVVCESTLTLNHWGVYVYKGETNMDDIYFKHLPNHKLSSELVLERSPQQTRQRIGQVIDNLNPTETFDNEHLSLVDLEEDRMSFTKALVRSYKMAKANEASSSSNYGASLKKESEESNWDVLRLIELMKENVPKDIADSNPGQIQAVQEFAEEFFKARAQFMMEKDCDMLNIGMMIALEEYHIFGPPTRRYWGRIDLKHADDPTFKAVMRRAFQESWRIEERAKAHNRRMIPILLLKCEIPSIWGESSQKEEYGDDPVLEELLSKIEKDAMDCNKSYGKLKASITYTNELLAVSDEYLLEATYLRAHENMENEVMSEWGRLELALCDMFRSRMRRSLFGWRKGLMIPGASTKKTSYGTIRVALEDQDTHDNNRMQHNKLWRIQIPRYFRRSFFLFFYFLLRFLYSGFLFFVRALSFTFCFTLLVLLVLLRSFMFVFVFLFTFIIMVFFMHFHLILLCLVLYFIFYCLRYLFLEIWSVVLGMV comes from the exons ATGGCAAATGATGATGTATTTCTGAGTTTTAGAGGAGGAACACGCTACCGATTCACGGATCATCTCTATCATGCTTTGCGGCGAAATGGAATCGACACGTTCAGAGATAACGAGAATCTGAGGGTAGGGGATGAACTGAGACCTGTTCTTATGAACGCAATCGAGAATTGCAAAATGGCAATAGTGGTGCTGTGCGAGAACTACGCATCTTCGACGTGGTGCCTTGATGAGTTGGTCAAGATCGTTGACTGTCACGAAAAGCAAGGGAAGCAGGTTCTGCCAATTATTTACAGAATGAAACCTTCAGATGTGTGGGAACAGAAGGGTTCCTATGAAACAGCCATGGCTAAACATGAGGATAGATATGGAAAAGACTCTGAGAAGGTCAAAGCATGGCGATTAGCTTTGTCCAAAGTAGACACGCTAAAGCTAATAAAATGGCTGCATTGCACGGAGATCAC GTATGAACCGGAGTTTATCAAGAATATTGTTAGAGACACCGCTGACAGATTACCGTTGCCTGAACCAACCCAGCATGTAGTTGGACTCGATACTTGCTGTGAACAAGTAAAATCAGTACTAAATATTGAGTCTAATGAAAATATTTGCATGTTGGGAATTTATGGACCTGGTGGAATAGGCAAAACCACATTGGCCAGATGTCTATTCGACAAGATCAAGCGGCAGTTTGAAGCTTCATGTTTTCTCGGTAATGTCAGAGAAAAATCTGAAAGTCGCGGAAGCTTGGAAAGTCTGCAAAAGACAGTTTTATATGACATGGGTGAGGAGACAATAACTGACCTTGGCAGTGAATTTAAGGGAGGATATGAAATCAAACGGAGGCTTCGCCACAAAAGAGTACTTCTAGTTCTTGATGATGTTAATTCAATAACACAATTGGAATCACTGGCTGGAGGGCATGATTGGTTTGGTTCAGGCAGCAGAATCATTATAACAACAAGGGATACTGATGTGGTAGACAAGCATGTGATGGGTGATGTTGTCACCAAGAAATACAAGATGGAGGAGCTAAATGATGATGATTCCTTGGAACTCTTTTCTTGGCATGCTTTCAACAGGAAGGAGCCTGCAGAGAACTTTAAAAATGTTTCAAGGAATGCAATAAGTTATGCAAAGGGCTTTCCGCTGGCTTTAGAAGTAATAGGCTCCCACTTAGGGGGTTTTACAAGTGTGGATAGCTGGGAAGAGGAACTGCACAAGTATAGAATTGATCCAAGTATTCAAGGAGTACTTGAAATAAGCTACAATAGCTTGTATGAACTTGATCAGAAAACTTTCTTGGACATTGCTTGTTTCTTCAAAGGAGAGAAATGGGATTATGTTAAAAGGGTACTGAAAGCTTGTGACTTCTATCCAATTGTTCGAGTGTTCATTAGTAAATGTTTAATCACTGTAAATCAGAGTGGTTGCTTGGATATGCATGATCTAGTACAAGACATGGGCAAAGAGATTGTAATGAATGAGTCGCCAACAAACCCGGGTGAACGCAGCAGATTATGGTCTCATAAAGACATTCTTCAAGTACTCAAAGATGACACA GGAAGTAGCTCAATTGAAGGAATAATGCTTCACCCTTCTACACTTGAAGAAGTAAATTATTGGATTAATACTGCCTTTGACAAGATGGAGAAACTCAGAATTCTAATTGTTCGGAATACAGTATTTTCAACAGCACCAAGTCATCTTCCAAATAGTTTACGACTACTAGAGTGGAAAGGGTATCCATCAGAGTCATTCCCACTAGATTTTCATCCCCACAGAATTGTTGATCTCAAGCTACCTCACAGTGCTCTTAAATTGGAAAGGCTATTTCAG GTATTTGAGGATTTGACATTTATCAACCTCTCCCAATGTCAATCCGTTACACACGTCCCGGATATGTCTGGAGCTAAAAGCCTGAGAGTCCTCACACTTGACAAATGCAATAAACTGGTAGGATTTGATGAATCCATTGGATTTATGCCAAACCTTGTGTATTTGAGTGCTTCGGAATGCAGTAAGCTCAAACATTTTGTACCAGAAATGTATTTGCCGTCTCTCGAAGTGCTTTCATTTTACTTTTGTAAAAGCCTCCAAAGCTTCCCAGAAATCATGCAAGAGATGGACAAACCATTAAAGATTAACTTGGTAAATTCTGCAATCGAGGAGTTCCCAAATTCCATTGGTAATCTTACAGGGCTCGAGCATATAGACATCTCTAAATCCAAAAGACTCCAGTACCTACCAGGTAGCTTCTTGATGTTGCCAAAACTTTTCACATTGACAATAGATGGATGTTCTCTGCTTGGAAGATCATTTAAAAGGTTCAAAGGACACAGCAGTCCAAATATAAGGAGACTGAGTTTCAGTGGTGCTAATCTTTCAGATGAAGATcttcatccaattcttcatattcATCAGAAGTTGGAAGGCATCAATGTATCAAATAATTGTTTTTCATCCCTCCCAAAATGCATTGAAGGATTTTTGCACTTGAAAATTCTTGACGTGAGTTATTGTAATAATCTTATGATAATTCCAGAACTTCCATCAAGCATTCAAAAAGTAGATGCAAGATATTGCCTATCCTTAACTCCACAGTCCTCAACCATGCCATTGTCCAAG ATTTTACAAGAGACTAAAAGAATTGAAGTTGTGATGCCAAAAAAGGAGATTCCCAATTGGCTTGACTACAATTGCAGCAAAGATATTCCTCTGTTTTGGGCTCGGCGAAAGTTTCCTGTTGTTGCTTTAGCATTCATGTTTGGGAGAGCCACTGGCAGTGATATTGATGAGACATTGATGAAGGCTCTAGACTTCTGGCCTCAAATTGCTTCATCCAAATCCTACACTGTTGGTCTCAACTTGTTTATAGAAGGCCAACAAATATTTCCGGAGAAGTCCAAATATTTCAATGTTGGGGAAGATCATGTGTTACTTTTTGATCTTCGAACTTTGTTCAGTGACAAAGAGTGGCATGATCTTGATTCATATATTGGAGATGATTGGAAAGCCATTCATGTTGTATGTGAATCAACCTTAACTCTGAATCATTGGGGAGTTTATGTTTACAAGGGAGAGACAAACATGGATGATATTTATTTCAAGCATCTTCCCAACCACAAATTGTCAAGCGAGTTAGTTCTAGAAAGAAGTCCGCAACAAACTCGGCAAAGAATTGGACAAGTGATAGATAATTTGAATCCAACAGAAACATTTGACAATGAGCATTTGTCTCTTGTTGATCTAGAAGAAGATAGAATGAGCTTTACAAAGGCATTGGTGAGGTCGTACAAGATGGCCAAGGCTAACGAAGCTTCTTCGTCTTCTAACTATGGGGCAAGTTTGAAGAAAGAATCAGAAGAATCTAATTGGGACGTGTTGCGGTTAATAGAGTTGATGAAGGAGAATGTGCCAAAAGATATTGCTGATTCAAACCCTGGTCAAATACAAGCTGTACAAGAATTCGCAGAAGAGTTTTTTAAGGCACGTGCACAATTTATGATGGAGAAAGACTGCGACATGTTGAATATTGGTATGATGATTGCTTTAGAGGAATACCATATTTTTGGACCTCCAACTCGTCGTTATTGGGGAAGAATAGATTTAAAACATGCAGATGATCCAACATTCAAAGCAGTGATGAGGAGGGCATTCCAAGAATCATGGAGAATTGAAGAACGCGCCAAAGCACACAATAGAAGGATGATTCCCATTCTTCTATTGAAATGCGAGATTCCATCCATATGGGGAGAATCATCGCAGAAGGAAGAATACGGTGATGATCCTGTGTTGGAAGAATTATTGAGCAAGATAGAGAAAGATGCTATGGACTGTAATAAATCATATGGTAAATTGAAGGCATCTATTACTTATACTAATGAACTACTAGCAGTTTCTGATGAATATTTGCTAGAAGCAACGTATCTCAGAGCACATGAAAATATGGAAAATGAAGTCATGTCAGAATGGGGAAGGTTAGAATTGGCATTATGTGACATGTTCAGATCAAGAATGCGAAGATCATTGTTTGGTTGGAGAAAGGGGCTCATGATTCCTGGAGCTAGTACTAAGAAGACCTCTTATGGGACAATTAGAGTGGCACTCGAAGATCAAGACACTCATGATAATAATCGAATGCAGCATAATAAGCTGTGGCGGATCCAGATTCCAAGGTACTTTAGAAggtccttttttttatttttttattttcttttacggTTTCTTTATtctggttttttgttttttgtacgGGCTTTGTCTTTCActttttgttttactcttttgGTTCTTTTGGTTCTTTTACGGTCTTTtatgtttgtttttgtttttttgtttacttttattaTCATGGttttttttatgcattttcatttaattttgctctgtcttgttttatattttattttctattgtctAAGGTACCTCTTTTTGGAAATTTGGTCTGTGGTACTTGGGATGGTCTAA